A single Antechinus flavipes isolate AdamAnt ecotype Samford, QLD, Australia chromosome 5, AdamAnt_v2, whole genome shotgun sequence DNA region contains:
- the TMEM42 gene encoding transmembrane protein 42, with translation MDPRLYWLQTPSRSSLCRRSHVKQAANGGAGAWLPQKKEHRQGPGQRLRLGLSSWLRLRLRPHRSPAPAPAASASARRHGGHPGAQRPGSAPLGLGLLLHRGRRLGRLRGRLRQAGPEADVPGPGGGGGAGAPLPARHAGLADPDVPADGLFLDDCQQFPHVGLLFQALSISSSSATASLTMTASNIIASAFLGYLLYGEYCAVMWWAGVVLILYGLALMHISSSADEELEEKKNQ, from the exons CTCCCTCGCGCTCTTCATTGTGCCGCAGAAGTCACGTGAAGCAGGCAGCCAATGGCGGCGCGGGGGCGTGGTTGCCGCAGAAGAAGGAGCACCGGCAGGGACCCGGGCAAAGGCTCCGGCTCGGCCTCAGCTCctggctccggctccggctcagGCCCCATCGCTCTCCCGCTCCCGCTCCCGCTGCAAGTGCCAGTGCCCGCCGCCATGGCGGCCATCCTGGGGCCCAGCGCCCTGGCTCGGCTCCGCTGGGGCTCGGCCTTCTGCTCCATCGCGGCCGGCGGCTTGGGCGCCTTCGCGGCCGCCTTCGCCAAGCTGGCCCTGAAGCCGACGTCCCGGGGcccggaggaggaggaggagcaggagctCCCTTACCCGCCCGCCATGCAGGCCTGG CTGACCCTGATGTTCCGGCTGATGGCCTTTTCCTTGATGATTGTCAGCAATTCCCTCATGTGGGCCTTCTTTTCCAAGCGCTCAGcatttcctcctcctctgccACGGCCTCATTGACAATGACTGCTTCTAACATCATTGCCTCG GCCTTCCTGGGTTACCTGTTGTATGGAGAGTACTGTGCAGTGATGTGGTGGGCTGGCGTCGTCCTGATCCTCTATGGACTGGCACTGATGCACATAAGCTCGTCGGCCGACGAGGAGCTCGAGGAAAAGAAGAACCAGTAG